One Bacteroidota bacterium DNA segment encodes these proteins:
- a CDS encoding S8 family serine peptidase, which translates to MKKLLLTSFVFLLSIAIQAQKIYPGYQDGKIWFQVKSTVRLVNNIHEDPRNLPMGTLPSLNGLSKKYNFTHLSRPFAAAKNSPVLQRTFLLEFSDVSNVMNIIGDLDKTNDVVYSERVPLDEECLVPNDPSYSSEWHLGVINAATAWNSFSSGSTIKIAIVDNAVDRTHVDLSANIWVNPGENPTNGIDDDGNGYIDDVNGFDVADNDNNPNPPNATFDHGTHCAGIASARTNNSTGIASIGYSCKIIAVKATANSASPSSVTNGYDGVVYAVAAGADVISMSWGSASSSATAQNIITWASNQGCVLVAAAGNNNSSSIFYPAGYTECIAVAASNSNDTKASFSNYGNWVDITAPGNNIYSTLPGNAYGNMSGTSMACPMVAGLCGLMLSLNPGLTPTDIRNCLSSSATNIDAMNSSYIGQLGAGRIDAAAAMSCISGTLNWPPVAAFTANVTTVTAGGSVQFTDQSVYLPTTWSWSFSGGTPATFNGQNPPLITYNTPGAYNVSLTVTNSHGSNTYTAPNYITVNVANGCTKINYPPPGTWSPVNYYTGATVGQNGWINGLESNLDKEKAMYFDASSSPYTQMVDLWIAFGLAYSSNPAKIVPVKVYDGTSGSPGAQIGSTMNLTMGQIMGDVSNNYYTDISYVNNPITLPASKKFFVSVDVTNLNWPTNHDTLSIVSNTTGQTTPSAVWEKQSNNTWHQYNTAGSWTLDISLYMHPSLTGENTVSTFTASPLTLCAGNQVSFDATGSTFEDTLLWYFPGTTPITSNNIMQSVLYNSAGSYQAILYVIGGGCHLFDSSFVNITVNPNPVLNVTLTPNQTTYCTGTPIALAASGASSYVWSPGTYLSATTGANVTSTPTQSISYNLQGTGANGCVSNTTIDINVDDPPVAMVTASDTTVCEYQTLVFDGSGSSSSTSFSWTFTGGTPATSTNSTETVYYINPGSYTAQLTVTNACGTNTTTSQTIVVGCAGVQPLSATDPSAFYNSTMQQIEITLPVPNDGYTITIWNALGQKVKTMTASDAKVNIGTADLAAGVYTLHILDGKVMHTMKFVKE; encoded by the coding sequence ATGAAAAAACTTTTACTCACCTCATTCGTATTTCTCCTCTCGATCGCTATTCAGGCTCAGAAAATTTATCCCGGTTACCAGGACGGAAAAATCTGGTTCCAGGTGAAGAGTACCGTTCGCCTGGTGAATAATATTCACGAAGATCCGCGTAATCTCCCAATGGGAACTCTTCCTTCTCTGAACGGTCTCAGCAAAAAATACAATTTCACTCATTTGTCGCGCCCGTTCGCAGCAGCAAAAAATTCCCCAGTGCTGCAGCGCACTTTTCTTCTCGAATTCAGTGATGTAAGTAATGTGATGAACATCATCGGTGATCTTGATAAAACAAATGATGTGGTCTATTCGGAACGCGTTCCGCTCGATGAAGAATGTCTTGTGCCGAATGATCCTTCGTATAGTTCCGAGTGGCATCTCGGCGTGATCAATGCAGCTACTGCATGGAATTCTTTTTCTTCCGGCTCAACTATAAAAATTGCGATCGTTGATAATGCGGTCGATCGCACACACGTAGATCTTTCTGCAAATATCTGGGTGAATCCCGGAGAAAATCCTACCAATGGAATTGATGATGACGGAAACGGATACATTGATGATGTGAACGGATTTGATGTAGCAGACAATGATAATAATCCGAATCCGCCGAATGCTACTTTCGATCACGGAACACATTGCGCGGGAATTGCGAGCGCGCGTACGAACAACAGTACAGGAATTGCATCTATCGGTTACAGTTGTAAAATTATTGCAGTGAAAGCAACGGCGAATTCTGCTTCTCCTTCTTCTGTTACGAATGGATACGATGGAGTGGTGTATGCCGTTGCTGCAGGTGCAGATGTGATCAGCATGTCGTGGGGATCGGCAAGCAGTTCTGCAACGGCGCAGAATATTATTACATGGGCAAGCAATCAGGGGTGCGTACTCGTTGCTGCTGCAGGAAATAATAATTCGAGTTCAATTTTTTATCCTGCCGGTTACACCGAGTGTATTGCAGTTGCTGCATCGAATAGCAATGATACCAAAGCAAGTTTTTCCAATTATGGAAACTGGGTCGACATCACTGCGCCCGGAAATAATATTTATTCTACACTTCCCGGAAATGCCTACGGAAATATGTCGGGAACTTCTATGGCGTGCCCGATGGTTGCCGGCCTTTGTGGATTGATGCTTTCATTGAATCCGGGATTGACGCCAACAGATATCCGCAATTGTCTCTCCTCATCTGCAACAAATATTGACGCGATGAATTCTTCTTACATCGGGCAACTTGGCGCGGGAAGAATTGATGCCGCTGCTGCTATGTCGTGCATTAGTGGAACGCTTAACTGGCCGCCGGTTGCTGCATTCACTGCGAATGTCACAACTGTTACTGCCGGCGGATCGGTGCAATTTACAGATCAGTCGGTTTATCTTCCTACTACATGGTCGTGGAGTTTCTCCGGCGGAACTCCTGCAACTTTCAATGGACAGAATCCTCCGCTCATTACTTACAACACACCCGGTGCTTACAATGTTTCATTGACAGTTACCAATTCGCATGGATCGAATACTTACACTGCGCCGAATTACATCACGGTGAATGTTGCGAATGGTTGTACAAAAATTAATTATCCTCCGCCGGGAACATGGAGTCCCGTAAATTATTACACAGGTGCAACAGTCGGACAAAATGGTTGGATCAATGGACTGGAATCGAATCTCGATAAAGAAAAAGCAATGTACTTCGATGCGTCATCAAGTCCATACACACAAATGGTCGATCTGTGGATCGCGTTCGGACTTGCTTATTCAAGTAATCCTGCGAAAATAGTTCCGGTGAAAGTTTACGATGGAACAAGCGGAAGTCCCGGCGCGCAGATCGGATCTACAATGAATCTTACCATGGGACAGATCATGGGCGATGTGAGCAATAATTATTACACCGATATTTCTTATGTGAATAATCCGATCACACTTCCTGCTTCGAAGAAATTTTTTGTGAGTGTAGATGTGACGAATTTAAATTGGCCCACAAATCACGATACACTTTCCATTGTGAGCAATACCACGGGACAGACAACTCCTTCTGCTGTTTGGGAAAAACAAAGTAACAACACGTGGCACCAGTACAATACGGCAGGATCATGGACGCTCGATATTTCTTTGTACATGCATCCGTCGCTCACTGGTGAAAATACTGTTTCCACTTTTACAGCGAGCCCGCTTACATTGTGCGCAGGCAACCAGGTGAGTTTTGATGCTACCGGTTCTACATTCGAAGACACACTGCTCTGGTATTTTCCGGGAACAACACCCATCACATCAAACAACATTATGCAATCGGTGTTGTACAACAGTGCAGGAAGTTACCAGGCAATATTGTATGTGATTGGCGGCGGATGTCATTTGTTCGATTCTTCATTTGTAAATATCACGGTGAATCCGAATCCTGTTTTAAATGTAACGCTCACTCCGAATCAAACTACATATTGCACCGGAACACCGATAGCGCTCGCAGCGTCGGGCGCGAGCTCGTACGTGTGGAGCCCTGGCACGTACCTGAGCGCAACTACGGGTGCGAATGTAACGAGTACGCCCACGCAGAGCATTTCGTACAACCTGCAGGGCACAGGTGCGAACGGATGCGTGAGCAACACAACCATCGATATCAATGTGGATGATCCGCCGGTGGCAATGGTCACTGCGAGCGACACTACAGTTTGCGAATACCAGACACTTGTATTCGACGGATCGGGTTCTTCAAGTTCCACTTCTTTCTCATGGACGTTCACCGGGGGAACACCGGCAACGAGTACCAACTCCACTGAAACGGTTTACTACATCAATCCCGGAAGTTACACGGCGCAGTTGACCGTAACGAATG